A part of Aegilops tauschii subsp. strangulata cultivar AL8/78 chromosome 2, Aet v6.0, whole genome shotgun sequence genomic DNA contains:
- the LOC109759511 gene encoding tryptamine benzoyltransferase 1-like, producing the protein MEVSSSTMLKPAYSTPHPLAGEMVPLTLFDRATLDIFVPLILVYPAPTPSNDALTEGLRRAVAVYPHLAGRLAVDHRGRRFIHVNNEGVLVVEAAVPVDLASAVTDGSFVTDTDGLYPAVPPPEESIGAALLQIQLNRYKCGGLAIGFSSHHQAADGYSVSTFLSTWASAVRQGWNFTAPSPFLDRGATAVPRAVPTPVFDHRSTEFKGQGSRSYPVVSDPMSSNIKNVTVRFTAEFIAELKARVGIRCSTFQCLLAHAWKKITAARGLKPEEFTQVRVAVNCRARANPPAPPDFFGNMVLWAFPRLQARDVLGWTYRGVVEAIRDAIARVDADYIQSFVDFGSLADANGEELAATAAANGTMFCPDLEVDSSLGFRFNQIDLGTGPPSAFVTPDLPNEGLMIFLPSCTASGGVDLIMAIPEDHDTATFYSLDERAKPKM; encoded by the exons ATGGAGGTATCGAGCAGCACCATGCTGAAGCCGGCCTACTCCACGCCTCACCCTCTTGCCGGCGAGATGGTCCCGCTGACCCTCTTCGACCGTGCCACCTTGGACATCTTTGTCCCCCTCATCCTCGTGTACCCCGCACCGACTCCGTCCAACGATGCCCTCACGGAGGGCCTACGCAGGGCCGTCGCGGTGTACCCGCACCTGGCTGGACGCCTCGCCGTCGATCACCGGGGCAGGCGTTTCATCCACGTCAACAACGAGGGCGTGCTTGTCGTAGAGGCCGCCGTCCCCGTCGATCTGGCGAGCGCGGTCACTGATGGCAGTTTCGTCACCGACACCGATGGGCTGTACCCTGCAGTGCCGCCGCCGGAG GAGAGCATCGGGGCGGCCCTTCTACAGATACAGCTCAACCGGTACAAGTGCGGCGGCCTCGCGATCGGCTTCAGCAGCCACCACCAGGCCGCCGACGGCTACTCCGTTAGCACCTTCCTCTCCACATGGGCTAGCGCGGTACGCCAAGGCTGGAACTTCACCGCCCCGTCCCCTTTCCTCGATCGCGGCGCGACCGCCGTTCCTCGGGCTGTGCCGACGCCGGTGTTCGACCACAGGTCCACCGAGTTCAAGGGACAAGGCAGCAGGTCGTACCCTGTCGTCTCTGATCCCATGTCCTCCAACATCAAGAACGTAACGGTGCGCTTTACGGCGGAATTCATCGCCGAGCTCAAGGCCCGCGTGGGAATCCGATGTAGCACGTTCCAGTGCCTGCTCGCGCACGCGTGGAAGAAGATCACGGCGGCGCGCGGCCTGAAGCCCGAGGAGTTCACGCAGGTGAGGGTGGCCGTGAACTGCCGGGCCAGGGCCAACCCTCCTGCGCCGCCGGACTTCTTTGGGAACATGGTGCTCTGGGCATTCCCGAGGCTTCAGGCCCGGGATGTCCTGGGCTGGACCTACCGCGGTGTGGTGGAGGCCATCCGCGACGCCATCGCCCGCGTGGACGCCGACTACATCCAGTCGTTCGTGGACTTCGGTAGCTTAGCGGACGCCAACGGCGAGGAGCTcgcagcgacggcggcggccaaCGGCACAATGTTCTGTCCGGACCTGGAGGTGGACAGCAGCCTGGGTTTCAGGTTCAACCAGATTGACCTCGGCACTGGGCCGCCCTCCGCGTTCGTCACGCCGGACCTGCCCAATGAGGGCCTCATGATCTTCTTGCCGTCGTGTACGGCCAGTGGTGGCGTCGACCTCATCATGGCCATCCCGGAGGATCATGATACGGCGACCTTCTACTCCTTGGATGAAAGAGCTAAACCAAAGATGTAA